AACGATGTTCTCCCGGGAATGTGTCGAGGAGAATTCAccacccagcagctcaaCCTCCCGAGTGATCCGCAGCGCCGAACGTTTGAGCGTAGACTGTCAATTGATTAAAAGAAACGATTTAGCACGTTACAGTTCATCCAGAAATTTTGTGGGAAAGCTGTGAGACCAGCAATTGAGGTGTGGTGACAAACCTGGAAAGCAAAGAGCTCAAGGGCATCGGAGAAACCAGGGAAAGGCTCATAGCGGGAACCAGCCTTCGCAACCAAAGCGAGGGTACCAGTGACACCGGCAGGCTCTCTGTTCGCAACCTTCACGCCAGCAGACTCGGAAACGTCGTACTGGAGGCCTTGAGGAGCGGCAGACGCCATGCCCCGACGGCTAGCACTCTGGAGCGCACGGGGCGCATTTCGACTGATGGCGGACCGCGACAGCATCATCGCATGTGTGGGAAGACAATCAGGAGGAGAGGAGCGTAGGAAGCCGGTGAAGGCTCGACAGCAATTGgaagggtggtggtggtagatgggaggtgggagggggGGGAGAAGACGGCTCTCTGCTGGCTGGTGGTTTGACGACGTCTGAAAAGCTTCAAGTTGATGCCGGCGTTGTGATTACTCGTTTTCTGATTGGTCCGAATTGCGAGCGCGGGCGGAACCGGTACTCCTGATCATATGACATCAGGTGACCGCAATCGCACGTGAGTCGTGGAGAGCTGCGataagagaaaaaaagatgACAAGACAGCAACTTGAACCTGGAAAGCAGCTGAGACTCGCGAATTGCTAAGAATTCTACTTGGCTGAATTTCTCATTTTCACACAATCTCCCCATGACCTTCTCGCGGTGACCACCGTGCTCCTTCTAGGGaattgaagctggaggattcTCTAGAAGACTAAAAGATGGCTTCGCAGGTATGCGAAATTACGCAGTTTAGATACAAGAGACTTTCTGCATGTGCTGACAATGCGGATGACAGTATGCTGCGGAGCTCTGCATGCTCCTAGTCGAAGATAATTTTGGCGAGCTCTTTGGTGTATGTTGAATTCGGCGACTCAAGGGTTTGCCTGTAGTAGGATGGCAGTGTTGGCTGACCTTGGACTTTTTGAAAATGGCAGCGCCTATTCTCGACTCTGCATCGCTATGAACGACTCACTCTACAGCGACTGCTAAATTTCACCCACCTTTCCGAAAGCCGGGTCCGCGCGGCGCTCGTTGCCATGATCCAGCACCATCTCGTGTACTTCTATACtgccgtcgaagaaggcggcgTTACCTATTACAGTGCGAATATACATGCGGCATACTACCTTACCAGGTCTGGGAAAATATTGGAACTTGTCGAAGATCGACTAGGCAAATACGCCGCTACTGTCATGTCGACGATCATGTACCTCGGTCATGCCCAAGTAAATCACCTCGAGACTCTACCGGAGTTACGACCCGACTCCCCAAAAACAAATGGGGTCAATGCGGAACAAGAGGAcctggtggaagaagaaacggaaGTGAACGGGGCAAATGGCGAGCATGCTTCAGAGCAGCCAGCACTTCTCCACCCAACACTGAAGGCTCTAGCTGGGCATGGATATATTGTTCGTGTTCGGGAAGCACACTTTCAAAGCCACGATGATAATATCCTGGCTATTGAACGGCAAATAAGAGCAGGAGATTCGGCGCAAGGCCTGAAGGGGAAAAAACTGGAAGAGTATGTGTTAGAAAAGACGGCCGAAATGCTCAGAGAAAAGCTGGACGGGGACCTCACACGTGGATTGGTCGTTAATGGAGTACCCCGGGGGGTCAAACGGAAATGCCCCAATGGAGTTATAGACGATCTTGATAATAAGAAGGGGCGATTTGACTACGACGATCTCGGAggtggagaggaggaagagaatgaatGGTTGGACGACGAAGTCCCCATGGAGGTATGGCCGCAATCTCATCCTTACAACTTGGTTGCAACAAATCTGACACTACGTCCACCAGTCCTCATTAACAGTCCGGGTGAACTATGAAAAGCTGGATGTTGCTCTTCGAAACCGGCGCTTCCTGGAATTTGCTGAGCGTGACGCGCCGCCAGAAACAGCACAGGTATATGActacctcctccgccgcattgAATACCAAACCACCAAATGTCGGGATACAGTTGAGATTCCTcgtgaaggcgaagaaggcgaacaATACTCAGTGTCCATCCCCTTGAGCGCCCTTGCCCAGGATATCGACCCATACCTTGACCTCACAGGGTCCCTAGGGCCCACAGAAACCTCTACGAACAATCGACTCGGTAAACGCCCGTTGGATGACACCGTAAatggtgacgatgatggcgacgatgatggcaccAATGGGAGCCGCACCTTTGAAATAGACCAACACCTCTGCCTTCTCGCTCAACCACCCCTTAACCTCACCTCCAAGCGTTTAAATGGCGGCATAATAACCTGGACCGTCGAGTTCCGTCACCTAGCCCGCAAACTCCGCCACCTCGAACTCGAACGCATTGTCGAAGCCCGCTATGGCGACGTTGCCCTCCGCGTCCTCCGCGTCCTCCAGGCAAAGGGAAAACTGGACGAAAAGCGCCTCCAAGAAATCAGTCTCTTGCCCTTCAAAGACCTCCGCCAGGTCCTCGCATCCATGCAGACAGGGGGCTTTGTCGATCTCCAGGAAGTTCCCCGTGACGCACAACGCCAGCCTTCACGCACTATCTACCTCTGGTTCTACGATCCAGACCGCATCCGCAACAGTATCCTGCAGGACACATACAAATCAATGTCACGATGCCTGCAACGACTAAGATTTGAGCGCGGACGACTGAAGGATTTCCTCGAAAAAACGGAACGCAGCGACGTTAAGGGCAACGAAGAACTATACCTTTCCGAGGGAGAATTGGAGAGGCTGCGTGAATGGAGAGCCAAGGAATCGTTGCTGCTTGGGGAAGTTGCGCGGTTGGATGACATGGTTGCTGTGGTGCGGGATTATTGAGTTGGCATAGCTCTCTGGAATTTGGAATGGAGTAACGAGCAATGAGAATATTGAAAAAAAGTTTCCTTTCTGACTTATGTATCTTTACCCTGTGTTTAGGGAAATGCCAGTCGTCTAGACGGCCACTATGAATAGCCATTCTTGGGTCTAAAATAAAACGGGAAAGTTAAATACATGGGAATAAACCCAGGGATAGTGAATTGAATAGATAATTGTCCAAATGCAAGGCCCTATCAGTATATTGGGCTATAACAAGGTAGCACTAGGTCACCAAGAATGGTGGGTgggggaaaagaaacaaaggTGAAAATCAAACAACAGTCGAAGATGAGAACGGATAGACATTATGCTTGAACCATGAACACCAGTAATCAAACCACGACGTCCCACCAGTTGCGAATCCGAGAAAACAATATGAGGGGAATCAACGAGCAAAATCAGAAAACCTCCCTAACCAGACCAGATACgtacaaaaaaaaaaaaaactataattgTCTCATGGTACACCAAATTTTCACCCCACTCACTCTGCCCGTCTACATATCGCGTTCAAGCCATCTCTCATAAAGAATACCACGTAAACACAACCCACGATGTGGAGGCCATGACTGAGTAAAGTTGGCCTTTATGATGACGGCTCTATAGCTGAAGCCTGAGCGTTGTCCTGCTCGAAGTTGTGTTTGGCCGTCTTGGGATCGTTGGGGGACGTTGTTGACCCATTTGGTACACCGTTTGTCCTGTCCTTGGCATCCTCGGTGCTTTGACCCGTTCCCAATTTGGCCTCAGCAGCTGCGAGTTTCGTCTTCGTTGCGTCGAGTTCCGCTTTGAGTGATTTTATATAGTCAATGGCCAT
This sequence is a window from Aspergillus puulaauensis MK2 DNA, chromosome 6, nearly complete sequence. Protein-coding genes within it:
- the RPC82 gene encoding putative DNA directed RNA polymerase III subunit Rpc82 (BUSCO:EOG092610QT;~COG:K;~EggNog:ENOG410PIIH;~InterPro:IPR013197,IPR036388,IPR036390,IPR008806, IPR039748;~PFAM:PF08221,PF05645;~go_component: GO:0005666 - RNA polymerase III complex [Evidence IEA];~go_function: GO:0003677 - DNA binding [Evidence IEA];~go_function: GO:0003697 - single-stranded DNA binding [Evidence IEA];~go_process: GO:0006351 - transcription, DNA-templated [Evidence IEA]) yields the protein MASQYAAELCMLLVEDNFGELFGRLFSTLHRYERLTLQRLLNFTHLSESRVRAALVAMIQHHLVYFYTAVEEGGVTYYSANIHAAYYLTRSGKILELVEDRLGKYAATVMSTIMYLGHAQVNHLETLPELRPDSPKTNGVNAEQEDLVEEETEVNGANGEHASEQPALLHPTLKALAGHGYIVRVREAHFQSHDDNILAIERQIRAGDSAQGLKGKKLEEYVLEKTAEMLREKLDGDLTRGLVVNGVPRGVKRKCPNGVIDDLDNKKGRFDYDDLGGGEEEENEWLDDEVPMESSLTVRVNYEKLDVALRNRRFLEFAERDAPPETAQVYDYLLRRIEYQTTKCRDTVEIPREGEEGEQYSVSIPLSALAQDIDPYLDLTGSLGPTETSTNNRLGKRPLDDTVNGDDDGDDDGTNGSRTFEIDQHLCLLAQPPLNLTSKRLNGGIITWTVEFRHLARKLRHLELERIVEARYGDVALRVLRVLQAKGKLDEKRLQEISLLPFKDLRQVLASMQTGGFVDLQEVPRDAQRQPSRTIYLWFYDPDRIRNSILQDTYKSMSRCLQRLRFERGRLKDFLEKTERSDVKGNEELYLSEGELERLREWRAKESLLLGEVARLDDMVAVVRDY